In Phyllostomus discolor isolate MPI-MPIP mPhyDis1 chromosome 2, mPhyDis1.pri.v3, whole genome shotgun sequence, the following are encoded in one genomic region:
- the CHRD gene encoding chordin isoform X1, protein MPSLPSLPAPLLLLGLLLLGPRSARGASPEPPPLPIRPEEEPLPIPGATGCAFGEKVYALDETWHPDLGEPFGVMRCMLCACETPQRGPRSKGPGKVSCKNIKPECPTPSCGEPRQLPGHCCQTCPEERSVPKTQPTGLVSEYPRDPEHRSYRDRGEPGAEGRERGDGYTDFVALLTGPRSQAVARARVILLRSSLRFSISYRQLDRRPTRVRFSNSTGSVLFEHPATPNQDGLVCGVWRAVPRLSLRLLRTEQLHVGLVTAAHPSGEVWGPLIRHRALAAETFSAILTLEDNPQQGIGGITLLTLSDTEDSLHFLLLFRGLLESRSGGPDQVPLRLQILHQGQLLRELQANASAQGTGFAEVLPNLTAQEMDWLVLGELQITLERAGRPGPRISGHIAARQSCDVLQSVLCGADALNPVQTGAAGSASLTLLGNGSLIYQVQVVSTGSEVVAMTLETKPQRRDQRTVLCHMAGLQPGEHMAVGICLGLGARGAHMLLQNELFLNVATKDFPDGELRGHVAALPYNGHRARRNTLPVPLAGALVLPPVRSQAAGHAWLSLDTHCHLHYEVLLAGLGGSEQGTITAYLLGPPGMPGPRRLLKGFYGPEAQGVVKDLEPELLRHLAQGTASLLIATKGKPQGELQGKVHIANQCEAGGLRLTEDGFQEVQKPKASHAVAATLPSLTTVLSPDTPAPVKPSGPWRARDPNTCFFEGQQRPHGSRWAPNYDRLCSICTCQKRTVICDPVVCPPPSCLSPVQVPDQCCPVCPEKEDVRELPGLPRSRDPGEGCYFDGDRSWRAAGTRWHPVVPPFGLIKCAVCTCKGDTGEVHCEKVQCPRLACAQPVRANPTDCCKQCPVVAGAYPQLGDTMQADGPRGCRFAGQWFPESQSWHPSVPPFGEMSCITCRCGQLQRTGQFQSWRKKPRTPREQLEGSTTKRMGEGMLRTLRFPTGNSVPLALLFCLFSLPHYLWEPQLHMGEGQPGWSKAMSTSTLAVSPSAFCLGSPTPFLLYIMSLACWDF, encoded by the exons ATGCCGAGCCTCCCGTCCCTGCCGGCCCCGCTGCTGCTCCTCGGGCTGCTGCTGCTCGGCCCCCGGTCGGCCCGCGGCGCCAGCCCCGAGCCCCCGCCGCTGCCCATTCGTCCCGAGGAGGAGCCGCTGCCCATTCCGGGAGCGACAG GCTGCGCCTTCGGCGAGAAGGTCTATGCCTTGGACGAGACGTGGCACCCAGACCTGGGGGAACCCTTCGGGGTGATGCGCTGCATGCTGTGCGCCTGCGAGACG CCTCAGCGGGGTCCCCGCTCCAAGGGCCCGGGCAAGGTCAGCTGCAAGAACATCAAACCCGAGTGCCCAACCCCGTCCTGCGGAGAGCCGCGCCAGCTGCCCGGACACTGCTGCCAGACCTGCCCCGAGG AGCGCAGCGTTCCCAAGACGCAGCCCACGGGCCTGGTCTCCGAGTATCCGCGTGACCCAGAGCACCGCAGCTACAGAGACCGCGGGGAGCCGGGAGCTGAGGGCCGGGAGAGGGGAGATGGCTACACGG ACTTTGTGGCGCTGCTGACAGGGCCGAGGTCGCAGGCCGTGGCACGGGCCCGAGTGATACTGCTGCGCTCTAGCCTGCGCTTCTCCATCTCCTACCGGCA GCTCGACCGTCGTCCAACCCGAGTCCGCTTCTCTAACTCCACTGGCAGCGTCCTGTTTGAACACCCTGCGACTCCTAACCAAGATGGCCTG GTCTGTGGGGTGTGGCGAGCAGTGCCTCGGTTGTCACTGAGGCTCCTCCGGACAGAGCAGCTCCATGTGGGACTTGTAACAGCCGCTCATCCTTCAGGGGAGGTCTGGGGGCCTCTCATCCGGCACCGGGCCCTGGCTGCAG AGACATTCAGTGCCATCCTGACCCTGGAAGACAACCCACAGCAGGGCATAGGGGGCATCACCCTACTCACACTCAGTGACACAGAGGATTCCTTGCATTTTTTGCTGCTCTTCCGTGGGCTGCTGGAATCCAGGAGCGGGG GGCCAGACCAGGTTCCCTTGCGGCTCCAGATTCTACACCAGGGGCAGCTATTACGAGAGCTCCAGGCCAATGCCTCAGCTCAG GGGACAGGCTTCGCTGAGGTGCTGCCCAACCTGACAGCCCAGGAAATGGACTGGCTAGTGCTGGGGGAACTGCAGATAACTCTGGAGAGGGCAGGTAGACCAGGGCCGCGTATCAGTGGACACATTGCTGCCAGGCAGAGCTGCGATG TCCTGCAAAGTGTCCTTTGTGGGGCAGATGCCCTGAACCCAGTTCAGACGGGTGCAGCTGGCTCAGCCAGCCTTACACTGCTAGGAAACGGCTCCCTAATCTACCAG GTGCAAGTGGTAAGTACAGGCAGTGAGGTGGTGGCCATGACACTGGAGACCAAGCCTCAGCGGAGGGACCAGCGCACCGTCCTGTGCCACATGGCTGGACTCCAGCCAGGAGAACACATG GCCGTGGGTATATGCCTGGGGCTGGGTGCCCGAGGGGCTCATATGCTGCTGCAGAATGAGCTGTTCCTGAACGTGGCCACCAAGGACTTCCCAGATGGAGAGTTGCGGGGGCATGTGGCTGCCCTGCCCTACAATGGGCACAGAGCCCGCCGTAACA CACTGCCTGTGCCCCTGGCAGGCGCCCTGGTGTTGCCCCCTGTGCGGAGTCAGGCAGCAGGGCATGCCTGGCTCTCCCTGGATACCCACTGTCACCTGCATTATGAAGTGCTGCTGGCTGGGCTTGGTGGCTCAGAACAGGGCACTATTACTGCCTACCTCCTCGGTCCCCCTGGAATGCCAGGGCCCCGGCGGCTGCTGAAGGGATTCTATGGCCCGGAG GCCCAGGGCGTGGTGAAGGACCTGGAGCCTGAGCTGCTGCGGCACCTAGCGCAGGGCACTGCCTCCCTGCTGATTGCCACCAAGGGGAAACCTCAAGGGGAGCTTCAAGGGAAG GTGCACATTGCCAACCAATGTGAGGCGGGCGGTCTGCGCCTGACTGAGGATGGGTTCCAGGAGGTTCAGAAGCCCAAGGCTTCTCATGCAGTGGCAGCTACACTGCCCTCATTGACTACTGTGCTCAGCCCTGACACCCCAGCACCTGTCAAACCCAGTGGCCCCTGGAGAGCCCGAGACCCCAACACCTGCTTCTTTGAGGGGCAGCAGCGCCCCCATGGGTCTCGCTGGGCACCTAACTATGACCGGCTCTGCTCAATCTGCACCTGCCAG AAACGCACTGTGATTTGTGACCCTGTGGTATGCCCGCCACCCAGTTGCCTGAGCCCGGTGCAGGTGCCGGACCAGTGCTGTCCCGTGTGCCCTG AGAAAGAAGATGTCAGAGAGCTGCCAGGGCTGCCAAGGAGCAGGGACCCTGGAGAGG GCTGCTATTTTGATGGTGACCGGAGCTGGCGGGCAGCGGGTACCCGGTGGCATCCTGTCGTGCCCCCTTTTGGCTTAATTAAGTGTGCTGTCTGCACCTGCAAG GGGGACACTGGAGAAGTGCACTGTGAGAAGGTGCAGTGTCCCCGGCTGGCCTGTGCCCAACCTGTCCGCGCCAACCCCACTGACTGCTGCAAACAGTGTCCAG TGGTGGCAGGGGCCTACCCTCAATTGGGGGACACCATGCAGGCCGATGGGCCCCGGGGCTGCCGTTTTGCAGGGCAGTGGTTTCCAGAGAGCCAGAGCTGGCACCCCTCAGTACCCCCCTTTGGGGAGATGAGCTGCATCACCTGCAGATGTGGG CAGCTGCAGAGAACAGGACAGTTCCAGAGCTGGAGAAAGAAGCCGAGGACTCCTAGGGAGCAGCTGGAAGGCAGCACGACCAAGAGGATGGGGGAAGGAATGCTGAGGACCCTGCGTTTTCCTACAGGAAACTCAGTGCCTTTGGCTCTTCttttctgcctcttctccctcccccactaccTCTGGGAACCACAACTCcacatgggggaggggcagccagggtggtCGAAGGCCATGTCCACTTCAACTCTTGCCGTGTCACCCTCTGCCTTCTGCCTTGGGAGCCCAACCCCTTTCCTTCTGTACATAATGTCACTGGCTTGTTGGGATTTTTAA